A genomic window from Sphingobacterium sp. BN32 includes:
- a CDS encoding fimbrillin family protein — MMTTALINSISRTCYLFLTLLFSGSLFFSCSKDQFIDTSQTAKLSIVVSGVIDALDEQSLPRAMNGGLEGMISSTAGQVNSIKIDEFTIDITARKTSDIEELKLPNKLGSTQKKQSGNELSKAATVGMEDGIQYRILLYNTSTNKFERSEIATSGTALEIDVYKGQEYEWYAYSYNTADHIEAPDINNPQVISKTDSPLLYASGKVTATDIGSTPIHINFQHQLAQIKVEVDTRAVYGDIHDLTAVFNANYIKTGSFNIRSGAFEGSLTDVAVGELNFITTDINNNRVKVAKYYTADVLLNAYQVKFNKLDIKLPNGAIASLASKFPNGGMTTFDNYVGSSKGKILTGNLKMWTVFPRKSILHVEAYELYGTAAYYTKVASGAFIENPLNFGPSSNYFRIEGFTHTMINAAAGKLAEALANPLNYPDIIIACMESKFNDTDYTALRRYIDKGGAVFLMIEQAGTTNNQAALNFFHDLFGTGVSLAEYDAGGAVYTITDQYQEYLTWPFGDARGSNWGQHDSKTLYVSGLPPSDVEIYSTTSRNFEPQDGATMFRHKTKNFVFVGDTYFLANSSRNFQWGYNYKKPFVTSGTNSSDFPIAHTKYGAKSSVGSLDHPTSAGSWQVENSMIFGNIFSQLVATSHYMGIDKTP, encoded by the coding sequence ATGATGACTACAGCTTTAATAAATAGCATATCTAGGACTTGTTATTTATTTCTGACGCTGCTATTTAGCGGTTCATTATTCTTCTCCTGTTCCAAGGATCAATTCATAGACACCTCTCAAACGGCGAAACTGAGTATAGTCGTAAGCGGGGTGATTGATGCGCTAGATGAACAGAGCTTGCCAAGAGCGATGAATGGAGGGCTCGAGGGAATGATTTCGTCGACGGCAGGTCAAGTAAACTCCATTAAAATCGATGAATTTACTATTGATATTACTGCTCGGAAAACATCGGATATCGAAGAATTAAAGCTTCCTAATAAGTTGGGCAGCACGCAAAAAAAGCAATCGGGCAACGAGCTGTCAAAAGCAGCGACGGTTGGAATGGAAGATGGTATTCAATATCGAATCCTGCTGTATAATACGTCGACAAATAAATTTGAACGATCGGAAATCGCGACATCCGGAACAGCATTGGAAATCGATGTGTATAAGGGGCAAGAGTATGAATGGTATGCCTATTCTTATAATACGGCTGATCATATCGAGGCTCCGGACATCAATAACCCACAAGTAATTAGTAAAACGGACAGTCCTTTGTTGTATGCAAGTGGAAAAGTCACGGCGACAGATATCGGATCCACGCCAATCCATATCAATTTCCAACATCAATTGGCGCAGATTAAAGTGGAGGTTGATACCAGAGCGGTGTATGGAGATATTCACGATTTAACCGCAGTTTTTAATGCGAATTATATTAAAACGGGCAGCTTCAATATTCGTTCAGGTGCTTTTGAGGGGAGCCTGACGGATGTTGCAGTAGGTGAACTTAACTTCATTACAACAGATATTAACAATAACCGCGTCAAAGTTGCTAAGTATTATACGGCCGATGTGCTGCTAAATGCTTATCAGGTAAAATTCAATAAGCTAGATATTAAACTTCCAAACGGGGCGATAGCATCTCTAGCTTCAAAATTCCCCAATGGCGGTATGACGACATTTGATAATTACGTAGGTTCTAGTAAAGGTAAAATTCTGACAGGGAATCTTAAAATGTGGACTGTATTTCCTCGAAAATCCATACTTCATGTCGAAGCCTACGAACTTTATGGAACAGCTGCTTACTACACGAAAGTTGCTTCAGGTGCCTTTATAGAGAATCCTCTAAATTTTGGGCCTAGCAGTAATTATTTCAGGATTGAAGGATTTACACATACAATGATCAATGCTGCAGCAGGAAAACTTGCTGAAGCGCTAGCGAATCCCTTGAACTATCCAGACATTATTATAGCATGCATGGAGTCGAAATTCAACGATACCGATTATACCGCGCTTAGAAGGTATATAGACAAGGGCGGGGCCGTATTCCTAATGATTGAACAAGCTGGCACAACGAACAACCAAGCAGCTTTGAACTTCTTCCATGATCTCTTTGGTACGGGTGTTTCCCTAGCCGAATACGATGCTGGAGGAGCTGTATACACAATAACGGATCAATATCAAGAATACCTGACTTGGCCATTTGGTGATGCTCGAGGATCGAACTGGGGGCAGCACGATTCAAAGACGCTGTACGTTAGTGGGCTACCGCCTAGTGATGTTGAAATTTATAGTACCACTTCAAGAAACTTTGAACCACAAGATGGCGCAACGATGTTCAGACATAAAACGAAGAATTTCGTTTTTGTTGGAGATACCTATTTTTTAGCCAATTCTTCTAGGAACTTTCAGTGGGGCTATAACTATAAAAAACCATTTGTTACCTCCGGTACAAATTCCAGTGACTTTCCTATTGCCCATACAAAATATGGCGCAAAAAGTAGCGTAGGTTCCTTAGACCACCCGACGTCAGCAGGATCATGGCAGGTCGAAAACTCCATGATCTTCGGAAATATCTTCTCGCAACTTGTTGCAACCTCCCATTATATGGGGATAGACAAAACTCCTTAG
- a CDS encoding fimbrillin family protein, whose protein sequence is MNSIFKILVTSRMFQIWMVILVMPIMLGSCRKDSASSSGGEPKLVINVGGIVAPVQPNPIKASSAIELEGISASNTNVKPSMKVGQFSMDLQASKEDMDLNLRQPNMLSSTPRSVSNNGALKSAVVKMSAGVKYRVLLVNTLTQQVEMDFVATAGEMLEIAVVEGRTYQWCAYSYNSSDEADLGSVNLVAPTIYSKPDKPLLFATGQITTVLGTTPISINFQHQMAQLKVEVDTKGMFGDIVDISASFAANTIKGGEFNLLTGAFQGNLYTEERVGLLNFKNKDTSSNQVKVASFYTADVNCNSFEVQFADLNVKLINGNTESLAGKFPDGGSVTFGTYNGSSKGKVLNGVMKMWKVFPRKTILHIEGNAAFSYGASVPTLASGAFLRNSYNFGPQSNYMRIEGFDHVVISPVANSLRDKLANPATYPDVVIAGMFAGFNAADYDALYNYIERGGVVFLMIETETPNVENFMTKIFGTPIDAVIHDAAGAVYKMTTEDADVLNYCFGDVRGVYWGEDGSHSLYLNGIPASSVISYTGSSRNFAAATGLTMFRHKTKHFFYVGDTSFLSCNKLNGETSSYIYFPFATTTDGHDFPVPKSKFGELAAPGSPDYPQFNYVNYAKVYNAVIFGNVFARLVATSHYMGINRNP, encoded by the coding sequence ATGAATTCAATATTTAAGATTTTGGTTACATCCAGGATGTTCCAAATTTGGATGGTGATTCTAGTAATGCCGATCATGCTTGGTTCCTGTCGGAAAGATAGCGCGAGTAGTTCAGGCGGTGAACCTAAATTAGTGATCAATGTTGGCGGTATTGTTGCACCAGTACAGCCTAACCCGATAAAAGCATCGTCTGCCATTGAACTTGAAGGTATCTCAGCTTCCAATACCAATGTCAAACCATCAATGAAGGTAGGTCAGTTTTCAATGGATCTACAGGCTTCTAAGGAAGATATGGATCTGAACCTTAGGCAACCGAACATGTTGAGCAGCACTCCGCGATCTGTTTCAAATAACGGTGCATTAAAGAGTGCCGTCGTGAAGATGAGTGCGGGTGTCAAATACCGCGTGCTACTTGTTAATACCCTGACACAGCAGGTGGAGATGGACTTTGTAGCAACCGCAGGTGAAATGCTAGAAATTGCTGTTGTAGAAGGTAGAACCTATCAATGGTGCGCCTATTCTTATAATTCAAGCGATGAGGCTGATCTAGGATCCGTAAATCTTGTGGCTCCAACTATATATTCCAAACCAGATAAGCCGCTGTTATTTGCCACTGGCCAAATAACCACGGTGCTAGGCACGACTCCAATCTCGATAAACTTTCAACATCAGATGGCGCAATTAAAAGTAGAAGTGGACACAAAGGGGATGTTCGGGGATATCGTAGATATTTCCGCCTCTTTTGCGGCGAATACAATTAAGGGTGGCGAGTTCAACTTATTGACGGGAGCATTCCAAGGCAACTTGTATACCGAAGAGCGCGTTGGTCTACTTAACTTCAAGAATAAGGATACGAGTTCGAATCAGGTAAAAGTGGCAAGTTTTTATACGGCAGATGTCAACTGCAATTCCTTTGAGGTTCAATTTGCAGATTTGAATGTAAAATTGATCAACGGCAATACGGAGTCTTTAGCGGGTAAATTTCCGGACGGTGGATCAGTTACTTTTGGAACCTATAACGGTTCAAGTAAAGGAAAGGTGTTAAATGGAGTGATGAAGATGTGGAAGGTATTTCCAAGAAAGACAATTTTGCACATCGAGGGAAATGCCGCCTTTAGTTATGGCGCTTCGGTTCCAACCTTGGCCTCGGGTGCATTCTTAAGAAACTCCTATAATTTTGGGCCTCAAAGTAACTATATGCGTATTGAGGGGTTTGACCACGTCGTCATTTCCCCGGTTGCAAACAGTTTAAGGGATAAATTAGCAAACCCTGCAACTTATCCAGATGTAGTCATTGCCGGCATGTTTGCTGGATTTAACGCGGCTGATTATGATGCCTTATACAATTACATCGAAAGAGGGGGAGTTGTCTTTTTAATGATCGAAACGGAAACGCCGAACGTCGAAAATTTTATGACGAAAATATTCGGCACTCCAATCGACGCAGTAATTCATGATGCCGCCGGAGCCGTTTATAAAATGACGACAGAAGATGCCGATGTGTTGAACTATTGTTTCGGCGACGTTCGAGGCGTTTATTGGGGGGAGGATGGCTCGCATAGTCTATATCTGAACGGTATTCCAGCATCATCCGTAATCAGTTATACCGGTTCATCCCGAAACTTTGCTGCGGCAACAGGATTGACCATGTTTAGACATAAAACAAAGCATTTCTTCTATGTAGGTGATACCAGTTTTTTGTCATGTAATAAACTAAATGGCGAGACAAGCAGCTATATATACTTTCCTTTCGCCACAACGACCGATGGCCATGATTTTCCAGTTCCTAAATCGAAGTTTGGGGAGCTCGCAGCACCTGGTTCGCCCGATTATCCACAATTCAACTATGTTAATTATGCCAAGGTATATAATGCTGTTATTTTTGGAAATGTATTCGCTCGATTGGTTGCGACGTCCCATTATATGGGGATCAATCGTAACCCGTAG
- a CDS encoding Crp/Fnr family transcriptional regulator: MIPIEILLEKGAVKKNVDAGEVIYHENSNSNYYYQILTGRVRLSNFLDDGREVLHKVACANDGFGEVAIFDDGLHGITAVADSPTTLIKVSKDGFKEILKEYSCFYQFFAQKIAKDLHFKQFLTSLVCNFRPEDILLKLIHKLNEDRRLICQECHRLMLTRQQLANMTGLRVETIIRTMKQMERKEILQIIKGKVFVPADGLN; the protein is encoded by the coding sequence ATGATTCCAATCGAAATACTTTTGGAAAAAGGAGCGGTCAAAAAGAATGTTGATGCTGGAGAAGTAATCTACCACGAGAATAGTAATAGTAATTATTACTATCAGATCCTTACCGGTCGCGTACGTTTAAGTAATTTCTTAGACGATGGCCGAGAGGTATTACACAAGGTGGCCTGTGCGAATGATGGATTTGGTGAAGTTGCAATTTTTGATGACGGGCTTCACGGAATTACTGCTGTCGCCGACTCCCCCACTACCCTAATTAAAGTTAGCAAGGACGGATTTAAAGAAATACTGAAGGAGTACAGTTGCTTCTACCAATTCTTTGCTCAAAAAATCGCTAAGGATCTCCATTTTAAACAATTCCTAACGAGTCTCGTCTGCAATTTCCGGCCAGAGGATATCTTGCTCAAGCTAATTCATAAATTGAACGAAGACCGACGACTCATATGTCAGGAATGCCATCGGCTTATGTTGACGCGGCAACAGCTTGCGAATATGACAGGCTTGCGTGTGGAAACGATTATCCGGACCATGAAGCAGATGGAAAGAAAAGAAATCTTGCAAATTATTAAAGGGAAGGTATTTGTCCCTGCCGATGGGCTGAACTAG
- a CDS encoding c-type cytochrome has product MKKLMVFCLIAVSIYACSSNNNDNKNAESTSEVSAPASNDASAYDEHRGEGKFTNVEIGEKLDPAMAAKGKLVADVKCASCHKLTDERLVGPGWKGVTERRKAEWVMNFVTNPDPMLDKDPALQAQLELCLVRMPNQNITDEEARQVYEYMRENDGVK; this is encoded by the coding sequence ATGAAAAAACTAATGGTATTCTGTTTGATCGCGGTGTCAATCTACGCCTGTTCTTCAAACAACAACGACAACAAAAACGCGGAGTCTACTTCAGAGGTAAGTGCTCCTGCGAGCAACGATGCGAGTGCTTACGACGAGCATCGTGGAGAGGGAAAATTTACTAACGTGGAAATCGGCGAGAAGTTAGATCCCGCAATGGCCGCGAAAGGCAAGCTCGTTGCTGATGTTAAATGTGCATCATGCCACAAACTGACAGACGAGCGACTAGTAGGACCAGGATGGAAGGGCGTCACAGAACGTAGAAAAGCAGAATGGGTGATGAACTTTGTAACAAATCCTGATCCGATGTTAGACAAAGACCCAGCATTACAAGCGCAATTAGAATTGTGTTTAGTGCGCATGCCTAATCAGAATATTACTGATGAGGAAGCACGTCAAGTCTATGAATATATGCGCGAAAATGATGGTGTCAAATAA
- the nosZ gene encoding Sec-dependent nitrous-oxide reductase: MEFKKYVLAGLAAATLMSTFQSCKPKGASEAVSGNAAEKAYVAPGKLDEFYNFVSGGFSGQLAVYGLPSGRLLRVIPVFSLDPEKGWGFSEETKPMLETSHGNVPWDDLHHVQISKTDGEYDGKWVFVNANNTPRIARVDLTTFRTAEILELPNSGGNHSSPFITENTEYVVAGTRFSVPPDDRDCDVPINSYKKNFRGTLSFVSVNKDNGNMDLAFQIETPGVNYDLSRAGKGKSHGWFFFSTYNTEQANTLLEVNASKNDKDFILAVNWKKAEEYLKAGKGRKVSNLKYAHNVYDEKSHTAKSEFKTETIVLNAEELEGLCYYIPCPKSPHGVDVDPTGEYIVGSGKLAALIPVFSFDKMQKAIAGKKFDGQFGGIPIIKYEEALYGEVEKPGLGPLHTEFDGKGNAITSFFVSSELVKWNIKDLKVIDRVPTYYSTGHLMIPGGDTKTPDAKYVVAYNKITKDRYLPTGPELSQSAQLFDISGDKMQLILDFPTIGEPHHAQAMRADKIKERSLKIYKIEENSHPFAAKGEKEARVERKGNQVHVYLTAIRSHFAPDNIEGIQLGDEVYFHVTNIEQDWDMPHGFAVKGARNGELLIMPGETQTLKWVPDRVGVFPFYCTDFCSALHQEMQGYIRISKKGSNVPVTYSVGTNLPADSAN; this comes from the coding sequence ATGGAATTTAAAAAGTATGTATTAGCAGGGTTGGCAGCGGCGACGCTGATGTCAACTTTCCAGTCCTGTAAGCCGAAAGGCGCAAGCGAAGCCGTAAGTGGCAATGCTGCCGAGAAAGCTTACGTAGCCCCCGGGAAACTCGATGAATTTTACAACTTCGTGTCTGGAGGTTTCAGTGGACAGTTAGCAGTTTATGGTTTGCCGTCGGGTAGACTATTACGCGTAATTCCGGTCTTTTCTTTGGACCCGGAAAAAGGATGGGGATTTAGTGAGGAAACCAAACCAATGTTGGAAACATCACATGGAAATGTGCCTTGGGATGACTTGCACCACGTGCAGATCTCAAAAACCGATGGTGAATATGACGGTAAGTGGGTATTCGTAAATGCGAATAATACACCACGTATCGCTCGTGTAGATTTAACAACTTTCCGTACAGCGGAGATCCTAGAATTGCCGAATAGCGGCGGTAACCACTCATCGCCATTTATTACCGAGAATACAGAGTATGTTGTAGCGGGTACTCGTTTCTCTGTTCCACCGGATGATAGAGATTGTGATGTGCCGATCAATTCTTACAAAAAGAATTTCCGTGGTACGTTGAGCTTTGTGAGCGTGAATAAAGACAACGGTAACATGGATTTAGCATTCCAGATTGAAACCCCTGGTGTAAACTACGATTTAAGCCGCGCCGGTAAAGGGAAATCGCATGGATGGTTCTTCTTCTCTACCTACAATACGGAACAGGCAAATACCCTATTGGAAGTAAATGCTTCGAAAAATGACAAGGACTTTATTCTTGCCGTGAACTGGAAAAAAGCAGAAGAGTATTTGAAAGCAGGTAAAGGTAGAAAGGTTTCTAATTTAAAATATGCGCATAACGTTTATGACGAGAAATCGCATACGGCAAAATCTGAATTCAAAACAGAAACTATTGTCTTAAATGCGGAAGAATTAGAAGGTCTTTGTTACTACATCCCATGTCCTAAATCTCCACACGGAGTCGATGTAGATCCTACAGGTGAGTACATCGTAGGTTCTGGTAAACTAGCGGCTTTGATCCCTGTATTCTCTTTTGACAAAATGCAGAAAGCTATCGCCGGTAAAAAATTCGACGGCCAATTCGGTGGGATTCCAATTATCAAATACGAAGAAGCCTTGTATGGAGAGGTTGAAAAACCAGGTTTAGGTCCATTACACACAGAATTCGACGGTAAGGGAAATGCGATTACTTCATTCTTCGTATCATCTGAATTAGTGAAATGGAACATCAAAGACCTAAAGGTTATCGATCGTGTTCCAACTTACTACTCAACAGGTCACTTAATGATTCCAGGTGGAGATACCAAAACTCCAGATGCGAAATACGTAGTAGCTTACAACAAGATCACAAAAGACCGTTATTTGCCAACAGGTCCTGAGTTATCTCAAAGTGCGCAGTTATTTGACATCTCTGGCGATAAGATGCAGCTGATTCTGGACTTCCCAACTATTGGTGAGCCGCATCATGCGCAAGCGATGCGTGCAGATAAGATTAAAGAGCGTTCATTGAAAATCTATAAGATTGAAGAAAACTCACATCCTTTTGCTGCTAAAGGAGAGAAAGAAGCTCGTGTAGAACGCAAAGGCAACCAAGTTCATGTTTACTTAACAGCTATTCGTTCGCACTTTGCTCCGGATAATATTGAAGGTATTCAATTGGGCGATGAGGTTTATTTCCACGTAACAAACATTGAACAAGACTGGGATATGCCACACGGCTTTGCTGTTAAAGGCGCTAGAAACGGAGAATTATTAATCATGCCGGGAGAGACCCAAACTTTAAAATGGGTTCCTGATCGCGTTGGTGTATTCCCATTCTATTGTACCGACTTCTGTAGTGCTTTGCACCAGGAAATGCAAGGATATATCCGCATCTCTAAAAAAGGTAGCAATGTGCCAGTTACTTATAGCGTAGGTACTAATTTGCCTGCAGATAGTGCAAACTAA
- a CDS encoding nitrous oxide reductase accessory protein NosL: MKSCKILLLCLSSVMLLMFGLQACQGNNEPKPIKYGSDQCAYCKMTVSDPRFGTQLLTKKGRAYNFDDVQCMVAFVKENQVKKEDVAVFFLPDYSTNKLLPAEKMFYLKSEKLKSPMRGDIAAFSDSADLEKTKASVGGTTMTWDDLWK; the protein is encoded by the coding sequence ATGAAGAGCTGTAAGATTTTATTGCTATGCCTGAGTAGCGTGATGTTGCTGATGTTTGGATTGCAAGCTTGTCAAGGTAACAATGAACCTAAGCCGATTAAGTATGGATCGGATCAGTGTGCATATTGTAAGATGACAGTGAGCGACCCTCGTTTCGGCACACAGCTACTGACTAAGAAAGGACGGGCTTATAACTTTGACGATGTTCAATGTATGGTCGCTTTCGTCAAAGAAAATCAAGTGAAGAAGGAAGATGTTGCGGTATTTTTCTTACCGGATTATTCAACAAATAAGTTGTTGCCGGCGGAGAAGATGTTCTACTTAAAAAGTGAAAAACTAAAAAGTCCGATGCGCGGAGATATTGCTGCTTTTAGCGATAGCGCAGATTTGGAAAAAACAAAAGCCTCGGTAGGTGGGACTACCATGACATGGGACGATTTGTGGAAATAG
- a CDS encoding nitrous oxide reductase family maturation protein NosD — MFVYLMVAASSHAATIEIGVGKPVKRIKEGIALAKEGDTLLVHAGVYKEGNIVIDKPLTFLGKGNPTLDGQKKFEPLSIKSHGVLVQGFTFKSSGHSSLDDIAGVKIYNTYDVRIIDNILDDNFFGVYSQNCKRLEIRGNKIRAYGKAEQLIGNGIHGWKSDSLDIRENEIIGHRDGVYLEFVTHTHVLNNLSQDNLRYGLHFMFSHDNSYVGNTFRSNGAGVAVMYTKNVHMENNRFEENWGDAAYGLLLKDISDSQIINNHFERNTTGIFMEGSNRIQLEQNNFKDNGWAIKVQASCMDNRFKDNNFMQNTFDVATNGALSLNYFENNFWDKYEGYDLDKDGIGDIPFRPVSLFSMLVERYPSAMLLFRSFMVTLFDRTEKLLPSLTPESLKDEKPRMKSMKV; from the coding sequence ATGTTTGTTTATTTGATGGTAGCAGCGAGTTCTCATGCTGCTACCATTGAAATAGGCGTTGGAAAACCTGTAAAAAGGATAAAGGAAGGGATCGCGCTAGCCAAAGAGGGCGATACTCTATTAGTGCATGCGGGCGTATATAAAGAAGGTAATATTGTCATTGATAAACCCCTTACTTTCTTAGGAAAAGGAAATCCGACCTTAGATGGACAAAAGAAATTTGAACCCTTGTCGATCAAATCCCATGGTGTTCTGGTACAGGGATTTACGTTCAAATCCTCTGGGCACTCCTCTTTGGATGATATCGCTGGGGTAAAAATTTATAACACGTATGATGTCAGAATTATAGATAACATTTTAGATGATAATTTCTTCGGAGTCTATTCGCAGAACTGTAAGCGATTAGAAATCCGCGGCAATAAGATTCGCGCTTATGGAAAAGCCGAGCAACTTATTGGCAACGGCATTCATGGGTGGAAGTCAGACAGCCTGGACATCCGAGAAAACGAGATCATTGGCCATCGAGATGGCGTTTATCTAGAATTCGTTACGCATACACATGTATTGAACAACCTATCCCAAGATAATCTTCGCTACGGTCTGCATTTCATGTTTTCACATGATAATAGTTACGTAGGGAACACCTTCCGTTCGAATGGGGCGGGAGTAGCCGTGATGTACACGAAGAATGTGCACATGGAAAATAACAGATTTGAAGAAAACTGGGGAGATGCGGCCTACGGCCTTCTCCTAAAAGATATATCCGATAGCCAAATTATCAATAACCATTTCGAAAGAAACACTACCGGAATTTTTATGGAAGGATCCAATCGGATCCAACTTGAACAAAACAATTTTAAGGACAACGGTTGGGCAATCAAAGTACAGGCAAGCTGCATGGACAATAGGTTTAAAGACAATAATTTCATGCAGAATACCTTTGATGTTGCTACAAATGGTGCCTTATCGCTTAACTATTTCGAGAATAACTTTTGGGACAAATACGAAGGATACGACCTGGATAAAGATGGAATTGGCGATATCCCTTTTCGCCCTGTTAGTTTGTTTTCGATGCTAGTAGAGCGCTATCCCTCGGCCATGCTGCTTTTTAGGAGCTTTATGGTCACCTTATTTGATCGTACAGAGAAGTTATTACCAAGTTTAACTCCCGAGAGCCTCAAAGATGAAAAGCCTCGAATGAAATCGATGAAAGTATGA
- a CDS encoding ABC transporter ATP-binding protein — protein sequence MIQIQHITKEFGKLKALNDVNLQLEGGECIALIGPNGSGKTTLIKMILGMVVPSAGNILFEGQNIQQKWIYRNEIGYMPQIGQYPENMTIAQVLDMMKDIRKMPESQLDLELYHAFNLPSLLGKRMGTLSGGTRQKVSACLAFMFCPKALILDEPTAGLDPLSTEILKEKIQKEKNKNKLIIISSHVLSDLDDMVSQIIYLQDGQLIFHKSLQQLKEDTGTQKLSKAIAQIMTVPNHPNKGAVHE from the coding sequence ATGATTCAGATTCAACATATCACAAAGGAGTTTGGAAAGCTCAAAGCCCTAAATGATGTCAATCTCCAACTGGAAGGTGGAGAATGTATCGCTTTGATCGGACCAAATGGAAGCGGAAAGACCACCTTAATCAAGATGATTTTAGGAATGGTGGTTCCCAGTGCTGGCAATATCTTGTTCGAAGGGCAAAATATCCAACAAAAGTGGATTTATCGCAATGAGATTGGCTACATGCCGCAGATTGGGCAGTACCCGGAGAATATGACGATTGCGCAGGTCCTGGATATGATGAAAGATATCCGCAAGATGCCGGAAAGCCAATTGGATTTAGAGCTATACCATGCGTTCAATTTGCCTTCACTGCTGGGAAAGCGAATGGGAACTTTGTCCGGTGGGACGCGTCAAAAAGTAAGCGCATGTTTAGCTTTTATGTTTTGTCCAAAAGCATTAATCCTGGATGAACCGACAGCCGGTCTTGATCCGCTATCTACCGAGATTCTAAAAGAGAAAATCCAGAAAGAGAAGAATAAAAATAAGCTGATCATCATCAGTTCACATGTGCTTAGTGATCTGGACGATATGGTTTCGCAGATAATTTATCTGCAAGATGGTCAACTGATCTTTCATAAATCATTGCAACAATTGAAAGAAGATACAGGAACTCAAAAATTATCGAAAGCGATCGCTCAGATAATGACTGTTCCAAATCACCCTAACAAAGGAGCTGTCCATGAATAA
- a CDS encoding ABC transporter permease subunit — translation MNKIVRYVFVDLLRNKTILIYTLLLLVLSISVYSMEDNYEKGLVSLLNIVLFVVPLVNIVFTSIYLYNSAEFINLLVSQPLKRTHIWLSMFIGLASALTLSFIIGVALPTFIYAFSISGLTLIGCGILLSLIFVSIAMWTSVLIRDKSKGIGLAILLWLYFGLLFDALVLFMLFQFSDYPIENLMVALSMFNPIDISRILILLELDLSAMMGYTGAIFRDFFGTALGMGITLFIMILWCALPVGLSLRVFKKKDL, via the coding sequence ATGAATAAAATTGTTCGATATGTATTCGTTGACCTATTGAGGAATAAAACTATCCTAATCTATACGCTATTGTTACTTGTGTTGTCGATCAGCGTCTACAGTATGGAGGATAACTACGAAAAGGGCTTGGTCAGCTTACTGAATATAGTGCTTTTTGTTGTTCCTTTGGTGAACATTGTGTTTACGAGTATTTACTTATATAATAGCGCAGAATTTATAAACCTGCTAGTGAGTCAGCCTCTTAAGCGTACTCATATTTGGCTTAGTATGTTCATCGGACTGGCAAGTGCGCTGACACTGTCATTTATCATTGGCGTTGCATTGCCGACGTTTATTTATGCGTTCAGCATTTCCGGACTAACATTAATAGGTTGCGGAATACTATTGTCGTTGATTTTCGTCTCAATTGCCATGTGGACATCCGTATTGATTAGAGATAAATCGAAGGGAATTGGCCTTGCTATCTTATTATGGCTTTATTTTGGGTTACTATTTGACGCTTTGGTGCTCTTTATGCTGTTCCAATTTTCCGACTATCCGATCGAGAATCTAATGGTCGCCCTGTCGATGTTCAACCCGATCGATATTAGCCGCATTCTGATTCTTCTAGAACTTGATTTATCGGCGATGATGGGCTATACAGGTGCTATTTTCAGAGATTTTTTCGGAACAGCGTTAGGCATGGGAATCACGCTGTTCATCATGATATTATGGTGTGCTCTTCCTGTGGGACTATCCCTTCGTGTTTTCAAGAAAAAAGATCTTTAA